One Lottiidibacillus patelloidae genomic region harbors:
- a CDS encoding UvrD-helicase domain-containing protein gives MTYIDFNPYLNGEKNKSILTATQATEESTTFAFSADEADFSFFNKLQQNGIYLNKNQAKACQHINGPLLTLAGAGTGKTTVLVARTSYLLYKGISPKNILIMTFTKKAANEMIERITKLTNPQLARQITSGTFHSVFLRLLRHQGFNQEILSEKNKLIALKIILKQLNLQDSYKPESLLATLSLLKNRMQATEELPEKDATQKQVKKILLKYEAWKKQTNKIDFDDILLETFFLFKNNKRLLTMMQQRFQYVLIDEFQDTNPLQYELIKMIAKPENNIMVVGDEKQCIYSFNSADHAIILGFERDFANVRVVTLDVNYRSPASVIGLGNEIIKHNKSTKSGNLLATKQNADKPMYLRPSTTTDEATAIVSEIKKHVASGKWQYSDIAILHRTLANSRSIFEALVQEGLPTISYSNGEMFYETAIIKPVIDYLRLAMNPEDMKAMSTILPSLYVNKETAMRFIEEQQLFYPKDRPLLHLLDMPNMKPFQKKKLKEVFALLQKVINKNPVSAIKEIRSSFYDKYLETTDKSNSLHKEMMIEALDELLESAKGHATIFAFVSYVDSIISEHQKMTEQGREIAGDAISLMTIHKSKGLEFPVVFLIGMSEDMLPHKTAIHADKMEDIFQEGEPFKQKMLALEEERRLAYVGVTRCKEELYISSPTYYRGAKADISRFLLEAFKMEKKQSVWDCTNSTCNGWMKVDNTADDKKERRCPFCKSQMMIADKAVLQ, from the coding sequence ATGACATACATTGATTTTAACCCTTACCTTAACGGTGAGAAAAATAAAAGCATACTTACTGCCACTCAAGCAACGGAAGAAAGCACGACATTTGCTTTTTCCGCAGATGAAGCAGATTTCTCTTTCTTTAATAAACTACAACAAAATGGCATTTACTTAAATAAAAATCAAGCGAAAGCGTGCCAACATATTAACGGTCCATTACTGACGTTAGCTGGTGCTGGTACAGGTAAAACAACCGTATTAGTGGCGCGCACATCTTATCTTCTTTATAAAGGAATTTCACCTAAAAACATTCTAATCATGACATTTACGAAAAAAGCAGCGAATGAAATGATTGAACGAATTACAAAACTGACAAATCCACAGTTAGCAAGACAGATTACTTCAGGGACGTTCCATTCCGTATTTTTACGCCTTCTTCGCCATCAAGGCTTTAATCAAGAAATACTATCGGAAAAGAACAAGTTAATCGCTTTAAAAATTATCTTAAAACAGCTTAATTTACAAGATAGTTACAAGCCGGAATCCCTATTAGCTACGCTTTCTTTATTAAAAAATAGAATGCAGGCAACGGAAGAATTACCTGAAAAAGATGCAACGCAAAAACAAGTGAAAAAAATCTTATTAAAATATGAAGCTTGGAAAAAGCAAACAAATAAGATTGATTTTGATGATATTTTACTAGAAACATTTTTCTTATTTAAAAATAACAAACGACTGCTTACAATGATGCAACAACGTTTTCAATATGTTTTAATTGATGAATTTCAAGACACAAATCCACTGCAATATGAATTAATTAAAATGATTGCCAAGCCTGAAAATAACATTATGGTCGTTGGGGATGAAAAGCAATGTATCTACTCTTTTAATTCTGCTGATCACGCAATTATATTAGGATTTGAAAGAGATTTTGCAAATGTCCGTGTCGTAACACTTGATGTAAACTATCGTTCACCAGCCTCGGTAATTGGTCTAGGTAATGAAATTATTAAACATAATAAAAGCACGAAATCTGGTAATCTATTAGCTACTAAGCAAAATGCAGATAAACCAATGTATTTACGTCCAAGCACAACAACTGATGAGGCAACTGCGATAGTTAGCGAAATAAAAAAACACGTGGCATCAGGAAAATGGCAATATAGTGACATCGCGATATTACATCGGACACTCGCTAATAGTCGTAGTATTTTCGAAGCATTAGTACAGGAAGGTTTACCGACAATTTCATATAGTAACGGCGAAATGTTTTATGAAACTGCGATTATTAAACCGGTAATCGATTACTTAAGGCTAGCGATGAATCCAGAGGATATGAAAGCAATGTCGACAATTTTACCTTCATTATATGTAAATAAAGAAACTGCAATGCGTTTCATTGAAGAACAACAGCTTTTTTACCCTAAAGATCGTCCATTACTCCATTTATTGGACATGCCAAACATGAAGCCCTTTCAAAAGAAAAAGCTAAAAGAAGTCTTTGCTCTTTTGCAAAAAGTAATAAATAAAAATCCGGTATCCGCTATTAAAGAAATTAGAAGTAGCTTTTATGATAAATATTTAGAAACCACTGATAAAAGTAACTCATTGCATAAAGAAATGATGATTGAAGCACTTGATGAACTACTAGAGTCTGCAAAAGGCCATGCAACGATTTTTGCCTTTGTATCTTACGTCGACTCTATTATTAGTGAGCATCAGAAAATGACAGAACAAGGTAGAGAAATTGCCGGTGATGCAATTTCCTTGATGACCATCCATAAATCTAAGGGGCTAGAGTTTCCTGTTGTATTTCTAATAGGAATGTCAGAGGATATGCTGCCACATAAAACAGCTATTCACGCAGATAAAATGGAAGATATTTTTCAAGAAGGTGAACCATTCAAACAAAAAATGTTAGCGCTTGAGGAAGAGCGAAGACTTGCTTACGTTGGTGTCACACGTTGTAAAGAAGAATTATACATATCTTCTCCTACCTATTACCGAGGTGCTAAAGCAGATATTAGCCGTTTCTTATTAGAAGCTTTTAAGATGGAAAAAAAGCAGTCTGTTTGGGATTGTACAAACTCCACTTGTAATGGATGGATGAAGGTCGACAATACTGCTGATGACAAAAAAGAACGAAGATGTCCATTTTGTAAGTCACAAATGATGATTGCCGATAAAGCAGTTTTGCAATAA
- the corA gene encoding magnesium/cobalt transporter CorA, with translation MKFIRKRDKKQSLPPGTLTYVGEEQQRKDAVITVINYGKNTYEEKTIETIEESYSAITSDRQTWINITGLTDIKTIEKIGKELEIHPLLLEDIVNSEHRPKLEVNENHMLAIVKRLYYSEEEEELQNEQISIILSKNVVITFQEFAGDDFETIRKQIRHSVGGIRACGTDFLFYRLLDSVVDRYIIEVEELEDRLEELEEKIIDNPEQSLLHAIYQKKHDVVGCKKIVTPMKEVISQIQKSDFPYLTEQTKFFIKDIQDHMIDVTEKAETTRSMITGLIELYYSSVSYKMNEIMKVLTIVSTTFIPLTFIAGIYGMNFHRMPELHSKWGYPAVMGGMVLIAIGMFIYFRKKKWF, from the coding sequence ATGAAGTTTATTCGTAAAAGAGATAAAAAACAAAGCTTACCACCAGGGACACTAACTTATGTTGGTGAAGAACAACAAAGGAAAGATGCAGTTATTACTGTTATTAACTATGGAAAGAATACATACGAAGAAAAGACGATTGAAACTATTGAAGAAAGCTATTCAGCAATTACTAGTGATAGACAAACGTGGATCAATATAACAGGTCTTACCGATATAAAAACGATTGAGAAAATCGGTAAAGAACTAGAAATTCATCCCCTTTTACTTGAAGATATTGTAAATAGTGAGCATCGACCAAAACTAGAAGTAAATGAAAATCATATGTTAGCAATAGTAAAACGATTGTATTACAGCGAAGAAGAGGAAGAATTACAAAATGAACAAATAAGTATTATTCTATCTAAAAATGTCGTGATAACTTTCCAAGAGTTTGCTGGTGATGATTTTGAAACAATACGTAAACAAATTAGGCATTCTGTTGGTGGAATTCGCGCTTGTGGGACAGATTTTTTATTTTATCGACTATTGGATAGTGTAGTTGACCGCTATATCATTGAAGTTGAGGAATTGGAAGATCGACTGGAAGAATTAGAAGAGAAAATCATCGATAATCCAGAGCAAAGTTTATTGCATGCTATCTACCAAAAGAAACACGATGTAGTTGGCTGTAAGAAAATTGTAACACCGATGAAAGAAGTAATTAGTCAGATTCAAAAAAGTGATTTTCCATACTTAACAGAACAGACAAAGTTTTTTATTAAGGATATTCAAGATCATATGATTGATGTTACAGAAAAAGCAGAGACGACAAGATCGATGATTACAGGGCTGATTGAACTTTATTATTCAAGTGTTAGCTACAAAATGAATGAAATTATGAAAGTACTAACAATCGTATCAACGACATTTATTCCATTGACATTCATAGCAGGAATATATGGTATGAACTTTCATCGGATGCCAGAACTTCATTCGAAGTGGGGCTACCCAGCTGTAATGGGTGGGATGGTTCTCATTGCAATTGGAATGTTTATTTACTTTAGGAAAAAGAAGTGGTTTTAA
- a CDS encoding oxidoreductase family protein, translating into MYDAKELYYLFKKYQITDKLSSGLKKKINILPGSIQCLKSTKRSSIYKLNVQSSSGIFPIIFKIYNANSYKNDIEVNMYNKAYRALYDFLPEIYLIEEYIQKDETWAFMEFVQQIRGQLTFTPKHFDYIIPTVANLHAQTFEDKFKREKRFQPWVPNYSSSKMEKERKKYIAKTVKFLDEGMNDKGLTDIIKPHYKQLKRIYEADPIFFPELLSNGSAITHGDLHMQNICSEDVSENKPWKIKFIDWESVKFAPTWFDMIVLVEILLGFRNDWQSRGEEIRTHCVNVYTNEMKKHGITFKTNPHTLYKMAYLQRTLEKGLHTQLRRIFDSREGVLLPYHLEKIQTWGKELGIYK; encoded by the coding sequence ATTTACGATGCGAAGGAATTATATTATTTATTTAAAAAGTACCAAATCACCGATAAATTATCGTCTGGCCTCAAAAAGAAGATAAATATACTCCCCGGTTCAATTCAATGCTTAAAATCCACGAAACGTAGTAGCATTTACAAATTAAATGTTCAATCATCTTCCGGCATCTTCCCTATTATATTTAAAATTTACAACGCAAATAGTTATAAAAATGATATTGAAGTTAATATGTATAATAAGGCCTACCGCGCTCTTTATGATTTCTTACCTGAAATTTATCTAATAGAAGAGTATATCCAAAAAGATGAAACGTGGGCATTTATGGAGTTTGTGCAGCAAATTCGAGGTCAGCTTACTTTTACTCCCAAACACTTTGATTACATCATTCCTACCGTTGCTAATCTTCATGCACAAACCTTTGAAGATAAATTTAAGCGTGAAAAGCGTTTTCAACCTTGGGTCCCTAATTATAGTTCGAGTAAAATGGAAAAAGAACGAAAGAAATATATCGCGAAAACAGTGAAATTTTTAGACGAAGGAATGAATGATAAAGGGTTGACAGACATAATTAAGCCTCACTACAAACAACTTAAGAGAATCTATGAAGCTGACCCAATTTTTTTCCCAGAATTATTATCGAATGGTTCAGCAATTACCCATGGCGACCTTCATATGCAAAATATTTGTTCTGAGGATGTTTCAGAAAATAAGCCTTGGAAAATCAAATTTATTGATTGGGAGTCTGTAAAATTTGCACCAACCTGGTTCGATATGATTGTTTTAGTGGAGATCTTATTAGGTTTCAGAAACGATTGGCAAAGTCGTGGCGAGGAAATTAGAACACATTGTGTTAACGTTTATACAAATGAAATGAAAAAGCACGGTATTACTTTTAAAACAAATCCTCATACTCTTTATAAGATGGCTTATTTGCAACGCACACTTGAAAAAGGCTTGCATACCCAGTTGCGTCGTATTTTTGACTCACGTGAAGGCGTTCTACTTCCCTATCATTTAGAAAAAATACAAACATGGGGAAAAGAACTAGGGATTTACAAATAA
- a CDS encoding carboxylate--amine ligase, producing the protein MTKHAAVVLDFSANGVGIIHTLARKGIDVYAYDTKGPYQKGKSRLATCGVCPSPLTEEENLLTFLVELAKKFEQKPVLYAGADDYVVFISKYRKTLSNYYLFLFPEHQLIEDLLDKKRTFDLAVKYNIPTAKTFFVNDESELDNVINEIEFPCILKPVFGHAFRKHVNTKAIHIEDVYQLKKLFPIYSKFGELVIQEIIPGDNKAFYKVATFFDDEMNLLALFTLQKNHQFPIEFGTGAHIVSKRIPELVKLGVPILKELNLKGIGMIEYKKDPRDGQYKLIEINPRFWLTHSLTGPAGVDFSYMYYLYLTGQKPTPKLEQIDGVQWIYLVRYFLTFLQKRKKGEMSFKEFIQGLKGKKVFALLAFDDPMPFIRSTISHLWNSWKPKRKKRNE; encoded by the coding sequence GTGACAAAACACGCTGCAGTTGTACTTGATTTTAGTGCAAACGGGGTTGGTATTATCCACACGCTTGCCCGAAAAGGAATCGATGTATACGCGTATGATACAAAAGGTCCATACCAAAAGGGGAAATCTAGATTGGCGACTTGTGGCGTATGTCCTAGTCCACTAACGGAAGAAGAAAATCTATTAACCTTTCTAGTTGAACTCGCGAAGAAATTTGAACAAAAGCCTGTTCTCTATGCCGGTGCAGATGATTATGTTGTTTTTATATCGAAATACAGAAAGACTCTATCCAATTATTATTTATTTCTTTTTCCAGAACATCAACTTATCGAGGATTTATTAGATAAAAAGAGAACGTTCGATTTAGCAGTTAAATATAACATTCCAACTGCAAAAACATTTTTTGTTAATGATGAATCCGAACTAGATAATGTCATTAATGAAATAGAGTTCCCTTGTATATTGAAACCTGTCTTCGGACATGCGTTTAGAAAACATGTCAACACAAAAGCAATTCATATTGAAGATGTTTATCAACTAAAAAAACTATTCCCTATTTACAGTAAGTTTGGCGAGCTAGTCATTCAAGAAATAATTCCGGGTGACAATAAAGCGTTTTACAAAGTAGCAACATTTTTTGATGATGAGATGAATTTACTAGCATTATTTACATTACAAAAAAACCATCAATTTCCGATTGAATTTGGTACAGGCGCCCATATTGTGAGCAAAAGAATTCCTGAACTTGTAAAGCTTGGAGTACCTATATTAAAAGAACTTAATTTAAAAGGAATCGGCATGATTGAGTACAAAAAGGACCCACGTGATGGGCAATACAAACTAATTGAGATTAATCCACGATTTTGGCTAACTCATAGTTTAACTGGCCCTGCTGGTGTTGACTTTTCTTACATGTACTACCTTTATCTAACAGGACAAAAACCAACTCCAAAACTTGAGCAAATAGACGGTGTCCAATGGATTTATCTTGTCCGTTATTTTTTAACTTTTCTTCAAAAAAGAAAGAAAGGTGAGATGTCTTTTAAAGAGTTTATACAAGGATTAAAAGGAAAAAAAGTTTTTGCTCTACTTGCATTTGATGATCCAATGCCCTTTATTAGAAGCACAATCTCTCACTTATGGAATTCATGGAAACCTAAAAGAAAAAAAAGAAATGAGTGA
- a CDS encoding glycosyltransferase family 4 protein: MKELKFPYPNIVKVLDQYYGVDTKSDTTFFKQGVKSILKELVTRKKVNNAPLKKKSLSILITTFWDYPHTGGLSNYITALRDGLRNLGHQVDVIAPNQFPEEKVSKIRAQIVPELKQFLNGRYGTYSSKVLQSMRLLFVYENMLKYIDLEKYDILHAQDLFTANILGRLNEAHGKPLIYTPHGMFTYNRLKFNRIEKGSVEEVYYEEMERKAVDYASHIINITDSFIPQLRKLGASMKKMTTIHTGIEYPHSISIRKPHDKIVISCVARLGPRKGQQDLLLAIANLKNITEDIDVLIIGDGDMREILEKQVEDLRVKNVYFLGSRDDVPYLLSITDIFVLPTLNDSLPLSIIEAMHSGTAIISTYCGGIPELIQHNETGILINPGDVNELTKQLEYLINSKTNRERLGNNAFAYAQKNLTLKEMLSRIENKYYQLTYDEGGK; encoded by the coding sequence ATGAAAGAATTAAAATTCCCATACCCAAATATTGTAAAGGTATTAGACCAATATTATGGGGTGGACACAAAAAGTGATACTACCTTTTTTAAACAAGGTGTTAAATCAATCTTAAAAGAGCTGGTCACTAGAAAGAAAGTAAATAATGCTCCTCTAAAAAAGAAATCGTTATCTATATTAATCACAACCTTTTGGGACTACCCACATACTGGTGGACTTTCAAATTACATTACAGCACTCAGAGATGGGTTAAGAAATTTAGGTCATCAAGTGGATGTCATAGCCCCAAATCAATTCCCCGAAGAAAAAGTGTCAAAGATTCGTGCACAAATTGTTCCTGAATTAAAACAGTTCTTAAATGGACGCTATGGCACATACTCAAGCAAAGTATTGCAAAGTATGAGATTACTCTTCGTTTATGAAAATATGCTTAAATATATCGACCTTGAAAAATACGATATCCTTCATGCACAAGACTTATTTACAGCAAATATATTAGGACGGTTAAATGAAGCACACGGTAAGCCTCTCATTTATACACCACACGGAATGTTTACTTACAATCGACTTAAATTCAATCGCATTGAGAAAGGCTCTGTAGAAGAAGTCTATTACGAAGAAATGGAAAGAAAAGCAGTTGATTATGCCTCGCATATTATTAATATCACAGATTCATTTATCCCCCAATTACGTAAGCTCGGTGCAAGTATGAAAAAAATGACAACTATTCATACAGGTATTGAATATCCACACAGTATTTCAATTCGAAAACCACATGATAAAATTGTTATTTCCTGTGTAGCAAGACTTGGACCACGTAAAGGTCAACAAGATTTACTACTAGCTATTGCTAACTTAAAAAATATCACTGAAGATATTGATGTTTTAATAATTGGTGACGGAGACATGCGAGAAATTCTCGAAAAACAAGTCGAAGATCTTCGAGTAAAAAACGTTTATTTCTTAGGTAGCCGTGACGATGTACCTTACCTTTTAAGTATTACTGATATTTTTGTTCTTCCTACTTTAAACGACAGTCTTCCATTATCTATTATAGAAGCAATGCACAGTGGCACAGCCATCATTTCAACATATTGTGGTGGAATTCCAGAACTAATTCAACATAATGAAACTGGAATTTTAATTAATCCAGGAGATGTAAACGAATTAACGAAACAACTTGAATATTTAATTAATAGTAAGACTAATAGAGAAAGATTAGGGAACAACGCATTTGCCTATGCTCAAAAGAATTTAACACTTAAAGAGATGCTAAGTAGGATTGAAAACAAATATTATCAACTAACTTATGACGAAGGAGGTAAATAG
- a CDS encoding PIG-L deacetylase family protein, which produces MPKTVMVIVAHFDDEILGLAGTLKRLVDQGDNVISIITALGRKEEEHHIQMFARKANEEIGVKELIFLEYPNLELEKIPLHMITKEIEKLIERYQPDQIFTHHYGDLNRDHQITFQAVLTAARPLPNKKPIEILTFETVSSSEWNINTNDKTFKPNYYVNITSTFDTKIAALKHYEVEMREFPHPRSYKGIKHLARVRGMTVGVPYAEAFEIIRRVWT; this is translated from the coding sequence ATGCCAAAAACAGTCATGGTGATTGTTGCACACTTTGATGATGAGATATTAGGGTTAGCCGGTACTTTAAAAAGACTAGTTGATCAAGGTGATAATGTCATATCAATCATAACAGCACTTGGAAGAAAAGAAGAAGAACACCACATTCAAATGTTTGCTCGTAAAGCAAATGAAGAAATTGGTGTAAAGGAATTAATATTTCTTGAATATCCAAACTTAGAACTTGAAAAAATTCCACTTCATATGATAACAAAAGAAATTGAGAAATTGATAGAAAGGTATCAACCTGACCAAATTTTCACACATCATTATGGTGATTTAAATCGTGATCATCAGATCACATTTCAAGCTGTATTGACAGCAGCACGCCCATTACCAAATAAAAAGCCAATTGAGATTCTAACATTTGAAACTGTCTCTTCAAGTGAATGGAATATTAATACTAACGATAAAACATTTAAACCAAATTACTATGTCAATATTACGTCTACTTTTGATACAAAAATAGCCGCTTTAAAACATTATGAAGTTGAAATGAGAGAATTTCCTCATCCACGTTCCTACAAAGGAATTAAACATTTAGCCCGCGTTCGTGGCATGACGGTCGGAGTACCATATGCGGAAGCATTTGAAATTATCAGGAGGGTTTGGACATGA
- a CDS encoding AarF/UbiB family protein, translated as MDNFFKAKKKISHFDLKNYKQIAQGKDGRIYSLTSDKCVKFFFREDTCKKEYEALKLGQKTEVIPRVYESGDNYIVMEFVKGVSLAHHMKKNGYIDKELTRKILFVLNELKRVGFKRLDTEIRHLLLNKQGQFKVIDHKRAFSTKTSVPIKLIKGLKKYGLEDQFLSHVQRMQPLLYNNWKDKL; from the coding sequence ATGGATAATTTTTTTAAAGCGAAAAAGAAAATAAGCCACTTTGACTTAAAAAACTATAAGCAGATCGCCCAAGGAAAAGATGGAAGAATTTATTCTCTAACTTCAGATAAATGTGTGAAATTTTTTTTTAGAGAAGATACATGTAAAAAAGAGTATGAAGCACTTAAGCTTGGCCAAAAAACTGAGGTAATTCCTCGAGTATATGAAAGTGGAGATAATTATATTGTTATGGAGTTCGTGAAAGGAGTTTCACTGGCACATCATATGAAAAAGAACGGTTATATAGATAAAGAACTTACAAGGAAGATACTATTTGTCCTTAATGAATTAAAAAGAGTTGGCTTTAAAAGATTGGATACAGAAATCCGGCATTTGCTCTTAAATAAACAAGGTCAATTTAAAGTGATCGACCATAAGCGTGCCTTCTCCACTAAGACTTCTGTTCCTATAAAATTGATTAAAGGGTTAAAGAAATATGGGTTAGAGGATCAGTTTTTAAGTCACGTTCAGAGGATGCAACCGCTCCTTTATAATAACTGGAAGGATAAATTATAA
- a CDS encoding DMT family transporter: MKAETFFTNRWGILLSVVAATFLWGSAFPVIKLSYEALDIQKTEIGEQILFAGYRFFLAALFIILFMILIKKRTFIKKENMKTLANISFFQTFLQYILFYIGLSLSTGIQGSIIAGTTSFFQIIFAHFMYKDDALSWKKSIGLCIGFTGVIFVNLTKGEYHFDFGIGEFLLLLAMVTGAYGNILAKNGTTKMDVANLTSFQMLLGSIGLLVIGGISSGFLPFTFDIKSTLLLFYLALLSAVGFILWNNIMKYNKVGKVSIFLFLIPVFGVLLSNILLHEPVHFFVLIGLVFVASGIVIVNRKEKRS; this comes from the coding sequence ATGAAAGCAGAAACATTTTTTACAAATAGATGGGGTATTTTACTTTCCGTAGTTGCTGCAACATTTTTATGGGGAAGTGCGTTTCCAGTAATAAAATTAAGTTATGAAGCATTAGATATACAGAAAACGGAAATTGGTGAGCAAATTTTGTTTGCTGGGTACCGCTTTTTCCTTGCAGCACTTTTTATTATCTTGTTTATGATTTTAATAAAGAAAAGAACGTTTATAAAAAAAGAAAATATGAAAACGTTAGCCAATATTAGTTTTTTTCAAACATTTCTGCAGTATATCCTGTTTTATATTGGATTAAGTTTAAGTACCGGTATACAAGGATCAATTATTGCAGGAACAACTTCTTTTTTTCAAATCATCTTTGCACACTTTATGTATAAAGACGACGCACTGAGTTGGAAAAAATCAATCGGATTATGCATTGGATTTACTGGTGTTATTTTCGTTAATCTCACTAAAGGGGAGTATCATTTTGACTTTGGCATTGGAGAGTTTTTACTTCTCTTAGCAATGGTTACAGGTGCTTATGGTAATATCCTTGCAAAAAATGGGACAACCAAAATGGATGTTGCGAATTTAACTTCATTTCAAATGTTATTAGGATCTATTGGGTTACTTGTAATCGGGGGGATTTCTTCTGGTTTTTTACCATTTACTTTTGATATTAAGTCAACCTTATTGCTCTTCTATTTAGCTTTATTATCGGCAGTCGGATTTATCTTATGGAACAACATAATGAAATACAATAAAGTCGGAAAAGTGTCGATTTTTCTATTTTTAATTCCTGTCTTCGGAGTACTATTATCTAATATACTGTTGCATGAACCGGTTCACTTTTTCGTTTTAATAGGACTAGTATTTGTAGCAAGCGGGATTGTCATTGTAAACCGAAAAGAAAAACGTAGTTAA
- a CDS encoding DUF5050 domain-containing protein: protein MKVLKLLIPIVVTLLLTTSFAFAMPQKFSGKVTFVSNRDSNEEIYVMNADGTNVMRLTNDPAFDRQPELSQNGKEIVFVSNRISAGNFEIFKMKADGTNQVRLTTHPGFDGNPSWSPNGKLITFVSDRDGNEEVYIMNADGTNQTRVLATTGNERDPMFTNNGKEIVFASDIDGDNEIYIMNVDGTNVRKLTDNTSEDFLFAVSPNGKYIAFTSDRDGNEEIYTMNIDGTNQVRLTNNAARDANPFWSPNGLFIVFQSNRTGDVEVYIMKADGTNVTNVTNNVAFDAFATWSVGTVK, encoded by the coding sequence ATGAAGGTCCTTAAACTATTAATCCCAATTGTTGTTACACTACTATTAACGACAAGTTTTGCCTTCGCTATGCCTCAAAAATTCAGTGGGAAAGTTACCTTTGTTTCAAACAGAGACTCAAACGAGGAGATTTATGTAATGAATGCAGATGGAACTAATGTTATGCGGCTGACCAATGATCCTGCATTTGATAGGCAACCAGAACTTAGTCAAAACGGAAAAGAAATAGTGTTTGTATCAAACAGAATATCAGCAGGAAATTTTGAAATTTTTAAAATGAAAGCAGATGGAACAAATCAAGTTAGACTAACAACTCATCCAGGATTTGATGGTAACCCTTCGTGGTCACCAAACGGAAAACTAATTACATTTGTATCTGACCGTGATGGGAATGAAGAAGTATATATTATGAACGCAGATGGAACAAATCAAACTAGAGTATTGGCTACAACAGGAAATGAGAGAGATCCTATGTTTACAAACAATGGAAAGGAGATTGTTTTTGCAAGTGATATCGATGGGGATAATGAAATTTATATTATGAATGTTGATGGGACAAACGTTCGTAAATTAACTGATAACACATCAGAGGATTTCTTATTTGCTGTATCACCAAACGGTAAGTATATTGCATTTACATCAGATCGTGATGGAAACGAAGAGATATATACAATGAATATTGATGGGACAAATCAAGTGCGTTTAACTAACAACGCTGCAAGAGATGCAAATCCTTTTTGGTCTCCAAATGGATTGTTTATTGTCTTTCAGAGTAATCGCACAGGAGATGTTGAAGTCTATATCATGAAAGCAGATGGAACTAATGTAACAAATGTAACGAACAATGTAGCATTTGATGCGTTTGCTACTTGGTCAGTTGGTACTGTGAAATAG